Proteins found in one Herbiconiux sp. A18JL235 genomic segment:
- a CDS encoding DUF4194 domain-containing protein — MTDHTDTAAPDTAATDTAAPDTEAPDTTAPTTATPDNTAPGTDAEATPDTPFITPVAMEDDPDELFAGDRGVLDSSVRRVLVRLLLRRFLLAGGPGSDWSVLIENQQVIESRLGDLFVRLVVDHDRGVAYKEQVRSDELEIPILLKDEAYSRAETLVLVHLRTVFQRETTAGEASARVDVEEVEQTVLSYFAESDGDTARRQKAIRNALNRLRQDGVVEEESEGRYRISPLVEILLSSSRLAELSDWLAEQTALARSGGSPTPVDLDETDAPGDDPDGDADPDGDTDLDDDTDLDDDADTDPDGDRAPEEPTA; from the coding sequence ATGACTGATCACACCGACACCGCAGCCCCCGACACCGCGGCCACCGACACCGCGGCCCCTGACACCGAGGCACCCGACACCACGGCTCCCACCACCGCGACCCCCGACAACACGGCACCCGGCACCGACGCGGAAGCGACCCCCGACACCCCCTTCATCACCCCCGTGGCGATGGAGGACGACCCCGACGAGCTCTTCGCCGGCGACCGCGGCGTGCTCGACTCCTCCGTGCGCCGGGTGCTCGTGCGCCTGTTACTGCGCCGGTTCCTGCTCGCCGGCGGGCCCGGCAGCGACTGGAGCGTGCTGATCGAGAACCAGCAGGTCATCGAGTCGCGCCTCGGCGACCTGTTCGTGCGGCTCGTCGTCGACCACGACCGCGGGGTCGCCTACAAGGAGCAGGTGCGCTCCGACGAGCTCGAGATCCCGATCCTCTTGAAAGACGAGGCGTACTCCCGCGCCGAGACACTCGTGCTCGTGCACCTGCGCACGGTCTTCCAGCGCGAGACCACGGCCGGCGAGGCCTCGGCCCGGGTCGACGTCGAAGAGGTCGAGCAGACCGTGCTGAGCTACTTCGCCGAGTCCGACGGCGACACCGCCCGGCGCCAGAAGGCCATCCGCAACGCCCTCAACCGGCTGCGGCAGGACGGCGTGGTGGAGGAGGAGTCGGAGGGCCGCTACCGCATCAGCCCGCTCGTCGAGATCTTGCTGAGCTCCTCCCGCCTCGCCGAGTTGAGCGACTGGCTCGCCGAGCAGACGGCCCTCGCCCGCTCGGGCGGCAGTCCCACCCCGGTCGACCTCGACGAGACGGATGCGCCCGGCGACGACCCCGACGGCGACGCCGATCCCGACGGCGACACAGACCTGGACGACGACACAGACCTCGACGACGACGCCGACACAGACCCCGACGGCGACCGCGCCCCCGAGGAGCCCACCGCATGA
- a CDS encoding ABC transporter permease, whose amino-acid sequence MTFPRWATALVTTLATLVLLLAGWQLALTLTNVSPYLTKTPLDVVNYLFVDGAFTPESAAERRAAIVPMVGVTLFHAGVGLAFGVTLGLVGAVVMSVSRTVRATFLPIALVLQTVPLIAMAPVVYAVFGSGVVTAAVIAGVVTFFPLLMNVGTGLTAAGPDTVDLVHAYGGGRMRLLFSVQLPAALPYLFAGLKIAAPATVSAATLYEFLFSFEGLGANLLTSRSYSDYGLLWTLVVITIALALAAYGLVVLLERLVLAGRFPPESVLARRGDPR is encoded by the coding sequence ATGACCTTCCCCCGCTGGGCCACCGCGCTGGTCACCACCCTCGCCACCCTGGTGCTGCTGCTCGCCGGCTGGCAGCTCGCCCTCACGCTCACGAACGTGAGCCCCTACCTCACCAAGACGCCGCTCGACGTCGTGAACTATCTCTTCGTCGACGGCGCCTTCACCCCGGAGTCGGCGGCCGAGCGGCGCGCCGCGATCGTGCCGATGGTCGGGGTGACGCTCTTCCACGCCGGTGTCGGTCTCGCCTTCGGCGTCACCCTCGGCCTCGTCGGCGCCGTCGTCATGTCGGTGTCGCGCACCGTGCGGGCCACCTTCCTGCCGATCGCCCTGGTGCTGCAGACCGTTCCCCTCATCGCGATGGCCCCCGTCGTGTACGCCGTCTTCGGCTCCGGTGTCGTCACCGCGGCGGTGATCGCCGGCGTCGTGACCTTCTTCCCGCTGCTCATGAACGTGGGCACGGGCCTCACCGCGGCCGGCCCCGACACCGTCGACCTCGTTCACGCCTACGGCGGCGGCCGGATGCGCCTGCTGTTCTCCGTGCAGCTCCCGGCCGCACTGCCCTACCTCTTCGCCGGGCTCAAGATCGCCGCCCCTGCCACCGTCTCGGCCGCCACGCTGTACGAGTTCCTGTTCTCGTTCGAGGGCCTCGGGGCGAACCTGCTCACGAGCCGCTCGTACTCCGACTACGGCCTGCTCTGGACGCTCGTGGTCATCACGATCGCCCTCGCCCTCGCCGCCTACGGCCTGGTCGTGCTGCTCGAGCGGCTCGTGCTGGCCGGCCGCTTCCCGCCCGAATCCGTTCTCGCCCGCCGAGGAGACCCCCGATGA
- the folE gene encoding GTP cyclohydrolase I translates to MTIEATTTSRPTDVLAAERAVRDYMAAVGLDVDHPTLLDTPRRVAHAGLDLYSGLGGDPAKALGGGEPIEGVYPGPVSVLEVPYSSICEHHLLPFKGVISVVYLPDRMLAGIGDFDAMIRVLAARPQMQERLADEIADTVATTLDAKGVLVLLTAEHACMWARGERTVGATARSLAARGVYDTDLAARAEARILIGL, encoded by the coding sequence ATGACCATCGAAGCCACGACGACCTCCCGCCCCACCGACGTGCTCGCCGCCGAACGCGCCGTGCGCGACTACATGGCGGCGGTCGGCCTCGACGTCGACCACCCCACCCTGCTCGACACGCCGCGCCGCGTCGCGCACGCCGGCCTCGACCTCTACTCGGGCCTCGGCGGCGACCCCGCGAAGGCGCTCGGCGGCGGCGAGCCCATCGAGGGCGTCTACCCCGGGCCGGTCTCGGTGCTCGAGGTGCCGTACTCCTCGATCTGCGAGCACCACCTGCTGCCCTTCAAGGGCGTCATCTCGGTGGTCTACCTGCCCGACCGCATGCTCGCGGGCATCGGCGACTTCGACGCGATGATCCGCGTGCTCGCCGCCCGCCCGCAGATGCAGGAGCGCCTCGCCGACGAGATCGCCGACACCGTGGCGACCACGCTCGACGCGAAGGGCGTGCTCGTGCTCCTCACCGCCGAGCACGCCTGCATGTGGGCCCGCGGCGAGCGCACCGTCGGCGCCACGGCACGCTCCCTCGCCGCCCGGGGCGTCTACGACACCGACCTCGCCGCGCGTGCCGAGGCGCGCATCCTGATCGGTCTCTGA
- a CDS encoding ABC transporter ATP-binding protein: MTATESSARTTASAEPAAGVQLTGLTRDFVSRKGTVQAVAGVDLATPRGSFLSLLGPSGCGKSTILRILAGLDTPTSGSATVHGLTPAELRKEKSLGIAFQDHALLPWRSVEKNVRFPFEVAGVPLDREWVAELLGLVGLESFADAKPWQLSGGMRQRVSIARALALRPSVLFLDEPFGALDDMTRQRLNLELQRLWLEQRATTVMVTHGIQEAILLSDYVAVMSPRPGTIKEVIEIDLPRPRTIDLMSTPEFHHYVDRATQLLFH, encoded by the coding sequence ATGACCGCGACCGAATCATCCGCCCGCACCACCGCATCCGCCGAGCCCGCCGCCGGCGTGCAGCTCACCGGCCTCACCCGCGACTTCGTGTCGCGGAAGGGCACGGTGCAGGCGGTCGCCGGCGTCGATCTCGCCACACCGAGGGGCTCCTTCCTGTCGCTTCTCGGGCCGAGCGGATGCGGCAAGTCGACGATCCTCCGCATCCTGGCCGGGCTCGACACCCCGACGAGCGGCTCCGCCACAGTGCACGGACTCACCCCCGCCGAGCTCCGCAAGGAGAAGAGCCTCGGCATCGCGTTCCAAGACCATGCGCTGCTGCCGTGGCGGAGCGTGGAGAAGAACGTGCGCTTCCCGTTCGAGGTCGCCGGCGTTCCGCTCGACAGAGAGTGGGTCGCCGAGCTCCTCGGGCTGGTGGGGCTCGAGAGCTTCGCCGACGCGAAGCCCTGGCAGCTCTCGGGCGGCATGCGGCAGCGCGTGTCGATCGCGCGGGCGCTCGCGCTGCGGCCGAGCGTGCTGTTCCTCGACGAGCCGTTCGGCGCCCTCGACGACATGACCCGCCAGCGGCTGAACCTCGAGCTGCAGCGGCTCTGGCTCGAGCAGCGGGCGACGACGGTGATGGTGACGCACGGCATCCAGGAGGCGATCCTGCTCTCCGACTACGTCGCGGTGATGAGCCCGCGGCCCGGCACCATCAAGGAGGTCATCGAGATCGACCTGCCCCGCCCGCGCACCATCGACCTCATGTCGACGCCCGAGTTCCACCACTACGTCGACCGCGCCACCCAGCTCCTGTTCCACTGA
- a CDS encoding ABC transporter permease, with product MNPRRASVAPALLGLGGLLVIVIAWHLVAVLAFTRPNGSYGAVPPPLAAFARVGADLVDPAYWSGIAATAGAALTGYAIAIVVALLLGVLVLLLPRLEAFATQLGVVAACIPVAAISPIVVILSPPGSRSVSVVLALLAVEFPMIIGVLLGLRATTPGQLDLVHAYGGGTLTAIRKVRLVAAIPALLSALKIGAPAAFLGAMTGEFFAVGVDSGAGRLLISQQYAGDFVGMWAVAILATAVSALGYGVIALAARWLAPWTTHSTGGTR from the coding sequence GTGAACCCGCGCCGCGCATCCGTCGCCCCGGCCCTGCTGGGCCTCGGCGGACTGCTCGTCATCGTGATCGCCTGGCACCTCGTGGCCGTGCTCGCGTTCACCCGCCCGAACGGCAGCTACGGCGCCGTTCCGCCGCCGCTCGCCGCCTTCGCGCGGGTCGGCGCCGACCTGGTCGACCCCGCCTACTGGTCGGGAATCGCCGCCACCGCGGGCGCCGCCCTCACGGGCTACGCCATCGCGATCGTCGTCGCCCTCCTCCTCGGCGTCCTCGTGCTCCTCCTCCCCCGCCTCGAGGCCTTCGCCACGCAGCTCGGGGTGGTCGCCGCGTGCATCCCCGTGGCGGCGATCAGCCCGATCGTCGTCATCCTCTCCCCGCCCGGCAGTCGTTCGGTGAGTGTCGTGCTCGCCCTGCTGGCTGTCGAGTTCCCCATGATCATCGGGGTGCTGCTCGGCCTCCGCGCCACCACTCCCGGCCAGCTCGACCTCGTTCACGCCTACGGCGGCGGCACCCTCACCGCCATCCGCAAGGTGCGGCTGGTCGCGGCCATACCGGCGCTGCTGTCGGCGCTCAAGATCGGTGCGCCCGCCGCGTTCCTCGGTGCGATGACCGGCGAGTTCTTCGCCGTGGGCGTCGACTCCGGCGCCGGCCGGCTGCTCATCTCCCAACAGTACGCGGGCGACTTCGTGGGCATGTGGGCGGTCGCCATCCTCGCCACCGCCGTCTCGGCCCTCGGCTACGGCGTCATCGCGCTCGCCGCGCGGTGGCTCGCACCGTGGACGACCCACAGCACCGGAGGCACCCGATGA
- a CDS encoding ABC transporter substrate-binding protein, translating into MNASPTRTTRTTSPLNTARLSTAHPGTTGPTSTRRRTLRRAAVVAASAALAVTLAACSSSAPASEGGSTASGEADLGTAGIALSWIKNYEFAGYFYADRDGDYTANGLDSVDIIAGGGTTNPWDSVLAGQATIGLASDLTGVTGSVEDGAPLTIIGAQFVKSPVGFVSLAANPIASVDDLKGKTLGVDAGGKLAVEAVLRANDLPADTVTFVSVPNGIDPLMNGDVDGLIGFLTNYPLAVEAAGGDAVTLSFSDAGYAQMGDAVVVSTDALKNDREKVKAVMKSVIEGWNTALTDGPQGIADIAMEYGGSENDLDPALQLSSATVLPSFMLTDDTVANGIFTISPELAEQAVTSLAAAGIDTSADSLFDLSLLDEVYAENPELIPGFEVPQG; encoded by the coding sequence ATGAACGCCAGCCCCACCCGAACCACTCGCACCACCAGCCCCCTGAACACCGCCCGCCTCAGCACCGCACACCCCGGCACCACCGGCCCCACGAGCACCCGTCGCCGCACCCTGCGCCGCGCCGCGGTCGTCGCCGCTTCTGCCGCCCTCGCCGTCACCCTCGCCGCCTGTTCCTCGAGCGCCCCCGCGAGCGAGGGAGGCAGCACCGCCTCGGGTGAGGCCGACCTCGGCACCGCGGGCATCGCCCTCAGCTGGATCAAGAATTACGAGTTCGCCGGCTACTTCTACGCCGACCGCGACGGCGACTACACCGCCAACGGCCTCGACTCCGTCGACATCATCGCGGGCGGCGGCACCACCAACCCGTGGGACAGCGTGCTCGCCGGCCAGGCCACCATCGGCCTCGCCTCCGACCTCACCGGCGTCACCGGCTCCGTCGAAGACGGCGCCCCGCTCACCATCATCGGCGCCCAGTTCGTGAAGAGCCCCGTGGGCTTCGTCTCGCTCGCCGCGAACCCCATCGCCTCGGTCGACGACCTGAAGGGCAAGACCCTCGGTGTCGACGCGGGAGGCAAGCTCGCCGTCGAGGCGGTGCTCCGCGCCAACGACCTCCCGGCCGACACCGTCACCTTCGTGTCGGTTCCGAACGGCATCGACCCGCTCATGAACGGCGACGTCGACGGCCTCATCGGCTTCCTCACGAACTATCCGCTGGCCGTCGAGGCGGCGGGCGGCGACGCCGTGACGCTGTCGTTCTCCGACGCGGGCTACGCCCAGATGGGCGATGCGGTCGTCGTGTCGACGGATGCGCTGAAGAACGACCGCGAGAAGGTCAAGGCGGTCATGAAGTCGGTCATCGAGGGGTGGAACACCGCGCTCACCGACGGCCCGCAGGGCATCGCCGACATCGCCATGGAGTACGGCGGCAGCGAGAACGACCTCGACCCGGCGCTGCAGCTGAGCTCCGCCACGGTGCTGCCCTCGTTCATGCTCACCGACGACACGGTCGCGAACGGCATCTTCACCATCTCGCCCGAGCTCGCCGAGCAGGCCGTGACCTCCCTCGCCGCAGCGGGGATCGACACCAGCGCCGACTCGCTGTTCGACCTGTCGCTCCTCGACGAGGTCTACGCCGAGAACCCCGAGCTCATCCCGGGCTTCGAGGTTCCGCAGGGCTGA
- a CDS encoding ATP-binding protein, whose protein sequence is MTMLDTLFGLIPAASRGQQWLAEDLQLVNWGGYDGAHRIRFSPGATLLCGGSGSGKSTLMDANVALMMPHTTPFNGASNGAVVGRPRGHEQRNILSYGRGKIDETRTDEGTKLTVLRGDGTDTWTAVAMTWRDHDDSRFTAVRAWYIPAGARIVDETVKVRGTIQGAFDLSRLESAALQHFTDTAVRATGLDTLPTDREFSARLHAVLGIGAAGAGSKALSLLARIQAGQQITTVDDLYKRMVLEEPETLATADAVVAHFDGLESTRTRMLVARQQVRALEPIRGLRVRIEEAADRLRMLDALGRFTDPDALVTLWRAGRRLELLRDVEAELGTREREVVAVIREKQAVADAVEAEREGLEEVLRSAGGDRLETAHRELRALDRRLTAVQRDRARLDTALAPLAEELGLTARPGSPATGAGAAGESPVAGASTEPADGGTADDHGAALLALTAESFAALADRARRTLSDPRAKESAREAYVAAMSARNTAATARDRLKAELADAGSRTDSIPPRLHESRRLLAEAAGLRPENLPFVGELVEVRTEFEPWREAFNLALGGFARTLLIDVDDLPAFRTAIDSVRTPERLSYEGVHTGLPETTSLDPRTLPGRLDYRSTPFTGWLHDRLENQFAFVCVERASELAEHRQALTAAGQSTNGSRGAHGGHGRTNLLGFSNRAGLAQLAAELEAAEGRLAEATTAAARAAAALDTLDATHTVFEKVTDLSWDEVDVAGVEREQQRWQSIIDEVTSGNPEIAKLQSRITEAREKAARLREEIGGAKAEQQQLSERWADVTDEVDAAQSVLDRADDAGRTLTEAQAAYLDAQFAAPESTGPSARAVTLARFDAALDSASKRLTDEQLLAQQTLVEQREALRRTLVSFLDRWPNLNLLPDPDSSLGDFERILADLEASGLHELEREWRDSLLELSGNDLANLDAVLSRSLREIRERIEPINRIMHDLPFFDDEHRLQISPRENQSESRRRFRRELREVRALLDAASSDDEREQVYTRMAKLISRMRRTAPDFADLVDVRNHVRVSAERIRADTGQHVALYDHIGEKSGGESQELIAFIVGAALRYQLGDAGAERPRYAPVFLDEALIKADAHFTARAIGAWRGLGFQLVIGAPNDKYSAIEPHVDVEYDILKDTTGRSWAKPKVALPS, encoded by the coding sequence ATGACCATGCTCGACACCCTCTTCGGCCTCATCCCCGCCGCCTCGCGCGGCCAGCAGTGGCTCGCCGAAGACCTGCAGCTCGTGAACTGGGGCGGCTACGACGGCGCCCACCGCATCCGCTTCTCCCCCGGCGCCACACTGCTGTGCGGCGGCTCGGGCTCCGGCAAGTCGACGCTCATGGACGCCAACGTCGCCCTCATGATGCCCCACACGACCCCCTTCAACGGCGCGTCGAACGGCGCGGTCGTGGGGCGGCCGCGCGGGCACGAGCAGCGCAACATCCTGTCGTACGGCCGCGGCAAGATCGACGAGACCCGCACCGACGAGGGCACGAAGCTCACCGTGCTGCGCGGCGACGGCACCGACACCTGGACCGCGGTCGCCATGACCTGGCGCGACCACGACGACTCGCGCTTCACCGCGGTGCGCGCCTGGTACATCCCCGCGGGGGCCCGGATCGTCGACGAGACCGTGAAGGTGCGCGGCACGATCCAGGGCGCGTTCGACCTCAGCCGGCTCGAGAGCGCCGCCCTGCAGCACTTCACCGACACCGCCGTGCGGGCCACCGGACTCGACACCCTCCCCACCGACCGCGAATTCTCGGCACGGTTACACGCCGTGCTCGGCATCGGGGCGGCGGGCGCAGGTTCGAAGGCGCTGAGCCTCTTGGCGCGCATCCAGGCCGGCCAGCAGATCACCACGGTCGACGACCTCTACAAACGCATGGTGCTCGAAGAGCCCGAGACGCTCGCCACCGCCGATGCCGTCGTCGCCCACTTCGACGGCCTCGAGAGCACCAGAACCAGGATGCTCGTGGCGCGCCAGCAGGTGCGCGCCCTCGAGCCCATCCGCGGCCTGCGCGTGCGCATCGAGGAGGCCGCCGACCGGCTCAGGATGCTCGACGCCCTCGGCCGCTTCACCGATCCGGATGCTCTGGTCACCCTCTGGCGCGCCGGTCGACGCCTCGAACTGCTGCGCGACGTGGAGGCCGAGCTCGGCACGCGGGAGCGGGAGGTGGTCGCGGTCATCCGCGAGAAGCAGGCCGTCGCCGACGCCGTCGAGGCCGAGCGCGAGGGCCTCGAGGAGGTGCTGCGCTCGGCCGGCGGCGACCGCCTCGAGACGGCCCACCGCGAGCTGCGCGCCCTCGACCGCCGCCTCACCGCCGTGCAGCGCGACCGCGCGCGCCTCGACACCGCCCTCGCGCCCCTCGCCGAGGAGCTCGGCCTCACGGCCCGGCCCGGCTCACCCGCCACCGGTGCCGGCGCGGCTGGTGAATCCCCCGTGGCCGGCGCCTCCACCGAGCCCGCCGACGGCGGCACCGCCGACGACCACGGTGCAGCTTTGCTCGCCCTCACCGCCGAGTCGTTCGCCGCGCTCGCCGACCGTGCGCGGCGTACCCTCAGCGATCCGCGCGCCAAGGAGTCGGCGCGCGAGGCCTACGTCGCGGCGATGAGCGCCAGGAACACGGCGGCGACCGCGCGCGACCGGCTGAAGGCCGAGCTGGCCGACGCCGGCTCCCGCACCGACAGCATCCCGCCGCGCCTCCACGAGTCGCGGCGGCTGCTCGCCGAGGCCGCCGGGCTCCGCCCTGAGAACCTGCCCTTCGTCGGCGAGCTGGTCGAGGTGCGCACCGAGTTCGAGCCCTGGCGCGAGGCCTTCAACCTCGCCCTAGGCGGCTTCGCCCGCACCCTGCTCATCGACGTCGACGATCTGCCCGCGTTCCGCACCGCCATCGACTCCGTGCGCACCCCCGAGCGTCTCAGCTACGAGGGCGTGCACACCGGCCTCCCTGAGACCACCTCGCTCGACCCGCGTACCCTCCCCGGCCGACTCGACTACCGCAGCACGCCGTTCACGGGCTGGCTCCACGACCGCCTCGAGAACCAGTTCGCCTTCGTGTGCGTCGAACGCGCATCCGAGCTCGCCGAGCACCGCCAGGCGCTCACCGCGGCCGGCCAGTCGACGAACGGCTCCCGCGGCGCGCACGGCGGCCACGGCCGCACGAACCTCCTCGGGTTCTCGAACCGGGCCGGCCTGGCTCAGCTCGCAGCCGAACTCGAAGCGGCCGAGGGCCGGCTCGCCGAGGCCACGACGGCGGCAGCCCGCGCCGCTGCGGCCCTCGACACCCTCGACGCCACGCACACCGTGTTCGAGAAGGTCACCGACCTCAGCTGGGACGAGGTCGACGTCGCCGGCGTCGAGCGCGAGCAGCAGCGGTGGCAGTCGATCATCGACGAGGTCACCTCGGGCAACCCCGAGATCGCGAAGCTGCAGTCGCGCATCACCGAGGCGCGCGAGAAGGCGGCGCGGCTGCGCGAAGAGATCGGCGGCGCGAAGGCCGAGCAGCAGCAGCTCTCCGAGCGCTGGGCCGACGTCACCGACGAGGTGGATGCCGCCCAGTCGGTGCTCGACCGCGCCGACGACGCCGGTCGCACGCTCACCGAGGCGCAGGCCGCCTACCTCGACGCGCAGTTCGCGGCACCCGAGAGCACGGGTCCCTCGGCCCGGGCGGTGACGCTGGCGCGCTTCGACGCCGCGCTCGACTCGGCGTCGAAGCGCCTGACCGACGAGCAGCTGCTGGCCCAGCAGACGCTGGTCGAGCAGCGCGAGGCGCTGCGGCGCACGCTGGTGAGCTTCCTCGACCGCTGGCCGAACCTCAACCTGCTCCCCGATCCCGACAGCTCGCTCGGCGACTTCGAGCGCATCCTCGCCGACCTCGAGGCGAGCGGGCTGCACGAGCTCGAGCGCGAGTGGCGCGACAGCCTGCTCGAGCTCTCGGGGAACGACCTGGCGAATCTCGACGCAGTGCTGTCGCGGTCGCTGCGCGAGATCCGCGAGCGCATCGAGCCGATCAACCGCATCATGCACGACCTCCCGTTCTTCGACGACGAGCACCGCCTGCAGATCAGCCCGCGCGAGAACCAGTCCGAGTCGCGCCGACGCTTCCGGCGCGAGCTCCGCGAGGTGCGGGCGCTGCTCGACGCGGCATCCAGCGACGACGAGCGCGAGCAGGTCTACACGCGCATGGCGAAGCTCATCAGCCGGATGCGGCGCACGGCACCCGACTTCGCCGACCTCGTCGACGTGCGCAACCACGTGAGGGTGAGCGCGGAGCGCATCCGCGCCGACACGGGGCAGCACGTCGCGCTCTACGACCACATCGGCGAGAAGTCGGGCGGCGAATCGCAGGAGCTGATCGCCTTCATCGTCGGCGCCGCGCTGCGCTACCAGCTGGGCGACGCCGGTGCCGAACGGCCCCGCTACGCGCCCGTCTTCCTCGACGAGGCCCTCATCAAGGCCGACGCCCACTTCACCGCGCGCGCCATCGGCGCCTGGCGGGGGCTCGGCTTCCAGCTCGTCATCGGCGCCCCCAACGACAAGTACAGCGCCATCGAGCCGCACGTCGACGTCGAGTACGACATCCTCAAAGACACCACCGGCCGCTCCTGGGCCAAACCCAAGGTCGCCCTCCCCTCCTGA
- a CDS encoding DUF3375 domain-containing protein — MSSTRAEAAYQRSAAAFKNPTLDLLHGRFAPFVVAVLSIVFTADRPAVAVADAHAEVTEAVDELRAAGYGDDDRRIPSGTAREICRSWVRMGWLVPQIEDDVEVYRLSAHAVGALEIAGRAGVGRARVSRSRVRTLLEAVDRLARDSEADPERRIALLTAERDALEAEIAALRAGLSSDDAATHADAGAGMASGADSADASAAGSLSGADPASRTAADGSATSPAPLALDDEQLLEEAENVLHLARELPADFARVAESIKAMQRDVVSELRRDVRPTGEILREYLQRGQHVMRSTPEGRAFDGALRLIGDPDRIDQLSAQLHDLLAQPFTRLLTPEQRDELDAIARRVELGVQEVLTAQRRASHVITAQVRTHDPIRDRQVDDLLRGVMAGLHDWMRASSGATRVEPVHGFPVADLGHLRRSLSELHPPRVPEPLSASDDADVEFVDADTRAWGGPHYAELERYVSTLGPSFDLAQAFESGSDDTRRPVDLVGLLEIAHRGGMAEGDDVSIVEAIRPDGTTRRFAFGAVTAHATRRSDTHDADTPDARTQDAHD, encoded by the coding sequence ATGTCGAGCACCCGGGCCGAGGCTGCCTACCAGAGATCCGCAGCCGCCTTTAAGAACCCCACGCTCGACCTGCTGCACGGCCGGTTCGCCCCGTTCGTCGTCGCGGTGCTCTCCATCGTGTTCACCGCAGACCGCCCGGCGGTCGCCGTCGCCGACGCGCACGCCGAGGTCACGGAGGCGGTCGATGAGCTGCGGGCGGCGGGCTACGGCGACGACGACCGTCGCATCCCCTCGGGCACCGCGCGCGAGATCTGCCGCAGCTGGGTGCGCATGGGCTGGCTGGTGCCGCAGATCGAAGACGACGTGGAGGTGTACCGCCTCTCGGCGCATGCGGTCGGCGCACTCGAGATAGCCGGCCGAGCGGGCGTCGGGCGGGCCCGTGTCTCGCGCTCCCGGGTGCGCACCCTGCTCGAGGCCGTCGACCGGCTCGCTCGCGATTCCGAGGCCGACCCCGAGCGCCGCATCGCGCTGCTCACCGCCGAACGCGACGCCCTCGAGGCCGAGATCGCCGCCCTGCGCGCCGGCCTGTCGAGCGACGACGCGGCCACCCACGCAGACGCAGGTGCCGGCATGGCCAGCGGTGCTGACTCCGCCGACGCGAGCGCGGCAGGATCCCTATCCGGCGCCGACCCCGCCTCCCGCACCGCAGCCGACGGTTCCGCCACCTCCCCTGCCCCCCTCGCCCTCGACGACGAGCAGCTGCTCGAAGAGGCCGAGAACGTGCTCCACCTGGCGCGCGAGCTGCCCGCCGACTTCGCGCGGGTCGCCGAGTCGATCAAGGCGATGCAGCGCGACGTCGTCTCCGAGCTGCGCCGCGACGTGCGGCCGACGGGCGAGATCCTGCGCGAGTACCTCCAGCGCGGGCAGCACGTCATGCGCAGCACCCCCGAGGGCCGCGCCTTCGACGGAGCCCTCCGCCTCATCGGCGACCCCGACCGCATCGACCAGCTCTCGGCCCAGCTGCACGACCTCCTCGCGCAGCCCTTCACCCGCCTGCTCACCCCCGAGCAGCGCGACGAGCTCGACGCCATCGCCCGCCGCGTCGAGCTGGGTGTGCAGGAGGTGCTCACCGCCCAGCGCCGCGCCTCCCACGTCATCACCGCGCAGGTGCGCACGCACGATCCCATCCGCGACCGCCAGGTCGACGACCTGCTCCGCGGGGTGATGGCGGGGCTCCACGACTGGATGCGCGCCAGCTCAGGAGCCACCCGTGTCGAGCCGGTGCACGGCTTCCCTGTCGCCGACCTCGGGCACCTGCGTCGCTCGCTGAGCGAGCTCCACCCGCCGCGCGTGCCCGAGCCGCTCAGCGCATCCGACGACGCCGACGTCGAGTTCGTCGACGCCGACACCCGCGCCTGGGGCGGACCGCACTACGCCGAGCTCGAGCGCTACGTCTCGACACTCGGCCCCTCCTTCGACCTCGCCCAGGCCTTCGAGTCGGGCTCCGACGACACCCGCCGCCCCGTCGACCTCGTCGGGCTGCTCGAGATCGCGCACCGGGGCGGCATGGCCGAGGGCGACGACGTCTCGATCGTCGAGGCCATCCGCCCCGACGGCACCACCCGCCGTTTCGCCTTCGGCGCGGTCACCGCCCACGCCACCAGGCGATCCGACACCCACGACGCAGACACTCCGGATGCACGCACACAGGATGCACATGACTGA